In Spinacia oleracea cultivar Varoflay chromosome 5, BTI_SOV_V1, whole genome shotgun sequence, a single window of DNA contains:
- the LOC110790694 gene encoding uncharacterized protein, producing MKKSNIIELEDLEQKSLSCTLWDEYADEIHTYISKPKDTPTILIIQFGKIKTWEGAMILSSSLFATKLLFNANIDEVKAFNESVCEGGRATSERLTQTFSQAPYTIEDEFLQSTDRKRIDEIRETQEVRNCVALTTIICIESSYGWWYNACKKDFKKVQEIKVVV from the exons atgaagaaaagcaatattattgagttggaagatcTGGA ACAAAAGAGTTTGAGTTGTACTTTATGGGATGAATATGCCGATGAGATTCATACCTATATATCTAAACCCAAAGACACTCCAACGATTCTTATAATACAATTTGGAAAAATTAAAACATGGGAAG GTGCTATGATTCTTTCAAGTTCTCTTTTCGCAACTAAACTTCTTTTTAATGCAAATATTGATGAAGTAAAAGCATTTAATGAGAG TGTATGTGAAGGAGGGAGAGCAACGTCCGAGAGACTAACTCAGACGTTTAGCCAAGCCCCTTATACAATCGAGGATGAATTCTTGCAATCAACTGATAGGAAACGAATTGATGAAATTCGTGAGACTCAAGAG gtACGTAATTGTGTTGCATTGACAACAATTATCTGCATTGAATCTTCTTACGGATGGTGGTACAACGCCTGCAAGAAAGATTTTAAAAAGGTTCAAGAAATCAAAGTGGTGGTGTGA